Proteins from one Telopea speciosissima isolate NSW1024214 ecotype Mountain lineage chromosome 1, Tspe_v1, whole genome shotgun sequence genomic window:
- the LOC122648772 gene encoding leucine-rich repeat extensin-like protein 6: MPQLLYKTKNSFPNLSSTFWFFFSLLIVLKPSCQATQSLPNSRLLNAYKALQAWKHAIISDPNNITSNWYGEKVCNYTGVFCTFALDDPHITTVAGIDLNGKDIAGSLPEELGLLTDIALFHLNSNRFGGTIPKSFFNLHLLYELDISNNCFTGSFPSVILSLPSLKYLDLRFNEFEGSVPSTLFDLKLDAIFLNDNKFQSSIPNNIGNSPASVIVLANNKFTGGIPCSLAKMGGTLNEISLMNMSLNGCLPREIGELTNLTIFDVSFNDLVGPLPEMTGGMKDLEEFNVAHNKLSCKIPASLCSLPRLANLTYSYNYISGESPKCYNIAGKEDRQNCIPGRPWQRSAQECKSFVAHPLNCANFGYSAISPSPSPAVASLMLSPVYLDDQDDLTNVIH, translated from the coding sequence ATGCCTCAACTTCTCTACAAAACGAAGAACTCATTCCCAAACCTCTCATCTActttctggttcttcttctccctccttaTCGTTCTCAAACCTTCCTGTCAGGCCACCCAATCTCTTCCAAATTCCAGACTCCTCAACGCTTACAAAGCCCTCCAAGCATGGAAACATGCAATCATCTCAGACCCAAATAACATTACTTCCAACTGGTACGGCGAAAAAGTCTGCAACTACACTGGCGTCTTCTGTACATTCGCACTAGACGATCCTCACATAACAACAGTAGCTGGAATCGACTTGAACGGTAAAGACATCGCTGGTTCATTACCAGAAGAGCTTGGCCTTCTCACCGACATAGCTCTGTTCCACCTCAACTCTAACCGCTTCGGTGGAACAATCCCCAAAAGCTTTTTCAACCTTCATCTCCTCTATGAACTCGATATCAGCAACAATTGTTTCACTGGTAGCTTTCCTTCtgtgattctctctctcccttcactTAAATATCTCGACCTTCGATTTAACGAATTCGAAGGTTCTGTTCCTTCCACCCTCTTCGATTTGAAACTCGATGCCATCTTCCTCAACGACAATAAATTCCAATCCTCCATACCAAACAATATCGGTAACTCTCCAGCTTCTGTGATTGTGTTGGCGAATAATAAATTCACCGGTGGCATTCCCTGCAGTTTAGCTAAAATGGGAGGGACTCTGAATGAGATTAGTCTCATGAATATGAGTCTAAATGGGTGTTTGCCTCGGGAGATTGGGGAATTAACTAACTTAACGATTTTCGACGTCAGCTTTAACGATCTGGTTGGGCCGTTGCCGGAGATGACGGGAGGGATGAAGGATTTGGAGGAGTTCAACGTCGCTCATAATAAACTGTCCTGTAAGATTCCGGCGAGTTTATGTTCATTGCCGAGGTTAGCGAACTTGACGTACTCGTATAATTACATCAGCGGTGAATCGCCCAAATGTTACAATATAGCCGGTAAAGAAGATCGTCAGAATTGCATTCCGGGTCGGCCATGGCAAAGGTCTGCACAGGAATGCAAGTCCTTCGTAGCACACCCTCTGAACTGTGCAAATTTTGGCTATTCGGCAATAAGTCCATCACCATCTCCGGCGGTGGCTTCGCTGATGCTTTCACCGGTTTATTTGGACGATCAAGATGATCTTACGAATGTGATACATTGA